The genomic interval CGGAAGCTGCCAGATCCAGTACTCGTCGGTGGTGGCGAGGAGCACCAGGGAGTCCATCGCGGCACGGGGGTCCACCTCGGCCGCCGCCCGCTCCAGCTGGTGCACGAGGGCGGCCCGGACCTCGCGGCTGACCTGCTCATCGGCTTCGAGGCGGTGTGCGGCATCCGCCACCAGGTTCCGCAGGCGGACCGGGTCCTGGGCGTTGTCCGGGGCCTTGCGGTGGGTCGGCATGGTCAGGGACAGGGCCGGATAGGGCCGGGTCGCCCGCAGCTCCCGCAACAGGTCGGCGGTCAGGGCGTCCGTATCCATCGTTCCCTCCCAGGGCTCGAACCCGCTCCCGTATGAAGCGGATGCTTCGACGAGTCAATTCATACCTTTTGATCCTAATATGAGCGAGTTGTTGCCCTTGGAGTGCGGGAGGTTGCGCGATGTCCACGCTCACGGTGTGGAAGTTCGGGACGGCCGAAGGCGCGGAGAGCGTCGAGGAGTCGCTGAAATCCCTTCAGAAGGAAGGGCTGATCAAGATCCTCGACGCGGCGGTGGTCAGCTGGCCCGCCGACCGGGCCAAGCCGCGCACGAAACAGCTGCTGAACCTCGTCGGCGCCGGGGCCCTCAGCGGGACCTTCTGGGGCATGCTCTTCGGCCTGATCTTCCTCATGCCGCTGCTGGGCGCGGCCATCGGGGCGGCCGCCGGGGCGCTCGGCGGAAAGCTCGCGGACGTCGGCATCGACGACGAGTTCATCGCCGAGGTCAAGGAGAAGGTGACGCCCGGAACCTCGGCGCTGTTCCTGCTGACCATGAACGAGGTGCCCGAGCGGATCGGCGCACAACTGCCCGGCGACGGAGCCGAACTCCTCCACAGCAACCTCGACACCGAGCGCGAGGCGAAGCTCCGCGACATCTTCGGCGACGAGACGGTGTGACCCGCGCGCAGCCCTTCCCTCCTCTCGCACCCCCTCTCCTGGATTGGACGGACCGTCCGTGAAGCCGAAACTCCCCGCGCACCGAGCCGTACGCGCCCTGGCCCCCGTCGCCGTCGCGGCCCTCCTGTTCGCCTTCACGGCGGCCTGCGACTCCGACACCAGCGGCGAAGGCACCGACCAGGGGGTGCACACCCTCACGCCCGAGCCGGAGGAATCACCCCCCTCCGAGGCACCGAGCCCCCGCACCCAGGAGAGCTTCGCCGCCTCGGTCTCCGCCGAGTCCGAACGCGTACGGCAGGAAGCGACGAAGCGGCTGGAGGAGGTCGAGGGCCGGGGCAACGCCGTCGGCGACGTCTCGGTCAGCGGACTGCCGCTCACCGCGTCCGAGGAGGTCCGCAGCGCGCTCGTCCGGGTCACCAACCCCACGGACGAGCCCACGTTCTTCGCTGTGAAGGTGGAGTTCGTCGACGCCGGGGACAAGGTCCTCGACACCCTCGTCGTCGGCGTCGAGGACGCGCCGCCGGACCGTACGGTCACCGCCCAGGCCAACAGCCGCAAGGCCGCCGGGGTGAAGACCTTCCCCCGGGTCGCCCAGGCCGAGCGCGGCTGAGGAGGCGCGGGCCATGAGCGCCGCCGACGCGGTGACCGACTCCCTCCAGAACCTGCGCGACCGGTTCGTCGGCGTACGGGAGGGGAAGCCGGCCGACTACATCCCGCAGCTGGCCCTCGCCGACCCAGACGCCTTCGGTCTCTCGCTGGTGAGCATGGACGGACACCGGTACGTCGCAGGCGAGGCCGAGGTGCCCTTCACCCTCCAGTCGGTCTCCAAACCGTTCGTCTACGCCCTCGCGCTCTCCCTGCTCGGCCTCGACGAGGTGAGCCGCTGGGTCGGCGCCGAGCCGAGCGGCGAGGCGTTCAACGCCATCAGCCTCGAACCCGGTACGGGCAGGCCCGCCAACGCCATGGTCAACGCCGGTGCGATCGTCACCACCGCGCTGATCCCCGACACCCCGGACGCACCGGCCTTCGACCGGATCCTGCACTGCCTCGGCTGCTTCGCCGGGCGCGAACTGGACGTCGACGAAGAGGTGTTCACCTCCGAGTCGGTGACCGGGGACCGCAACCGGGCGCTGGCGTACCTGATCCGCTCCACCGGCACCCTGCCCGTCGACCCGGTCCTGGCGGTCGACCGCTACTTCCGTCAGTGCGCGATCCGCGTCACCGCCGTCGACCTCGCCACGATGGCCGCGACCCTCGCCTACGGCGGCGTGAACCCGGTGACCCGCGAGCGGGTCGTCCCCGCCGAGGTCGCCGCCCGCGTCCTCGCCGTCATGGCCACCTGCGGCATGTACGACGGCTCCGGCGAATGGCTGCTGCGCGTCGGCCTTCCCGCCAAGAGCGGGGTGTCGGGCGGCCTCATCGCGGTGGGCCCCGCCCGCTTCGGCGTGGCGACCTACAGCCCGCCGCTGGACGCCACCGGCGGATCGGTGCGCGGCCACGCCGCACTGGAGGCGATGTCGGACCGCTACGGGCTCCACCTCATGCTCAACCCCGCGCTCCCCGGCTCCACCGTCACCCTCGTCACCACCGCGGACGACCTGCCGTCGGCGCCCTCGGCCGGGCACGAACGGGTCCTCCACGAACAGGTCGGCGTCGTCGTCGCCCAGGGGTCGATCGACTTCACGGCCGCGGAGCGCGTGCTGTACGCCCTGGACGAGTCCGGACCGGACGGGGGTTCGGTCGTCCTCGACCTGCACGACGTCACGTCGGTCGACTCCGTGGCCCTGGCGATGCTGCACACCGGGCTCGCCCGGCTCGCCGGCGACGGGCGGCGCGCGGCGGTCGTCGATCCGAACGATCTGCTGGGCCCGCCCGACCTCGTGCGGGAACGGACCGGCCAGGACCTGCCGCGCTACGCCACCCGTGAGGGCGCCGTCGAAGGCTGCGCGCAGACCCTGGCCGGGGAGGACTGAGCCGTACCGCCGGGCGGGCCGGACTACCAGATGGCGCCGACCCACTCCGGATGGTCTATGAACGGGTTCCGGTTGTGCTGGAACTGGTCGAATATGACGTCGTTGCGGCGCTTTTCGAAGGTGTCCGGCGGGTCTTCCCGGCTCCACTGCTTCAGGACGGACAGCTTGCCCATCTTCGGCGCGGACCCGTTGTTCACCTGGTCGTTGGGTTCGAGATCGGCGAAGGAGTCGTTGCCCTCGTAGCGCACCGCCATGTAGAGGATCATGCGCGCGACGTCGCCCTTGACCTCGTCGCGCGGCTCGAAGGAGTCGCCGTCGGTGAAGTTGCCCGGCGCGTCGCCCAGTTCGCTCCCGCCGTTGTCGAAGTCCTTGTTCCCGCGCGTGGAGTTGACCCTGACGTCGGTGGGCCGCAGATGATGGACGTCGGTGCCCGGGCCCGTCGCGGTGCCGAAGTCACCGTGCGACTTGGCCCAGACATGCTCCCGGTTCCACTGTCCCGAGTTGCCGCCGTTGTCGTTCTTGGACTGGGAGCGCCCGGTGTACAGCAGGACGACGTTGGAGGAGTCGGCGGGATCCTCGTCGGTGGCCCTGAAGGCGTTCCACACCTGGCTGTAGGAGAGCTTGGTCTGGTCGCTGATGATCGTGTGCAGGGCGGACTTCAGCTCGGCTCCGGTCTTGCCGAGCGCGTCCTGGTAGTAGGTGTCGTCGAGGGCCGCCGCAGTCGCGGTGTGACGGCCGGGCGAGCCGTCCGACGGGGCCGCGGCGGCGGTGCCGGCGAGCACGGTGACGGCCGCCACCGCGGCGAGCAGTGGACGCGCGTAGAACGAGTGACGACGGGACATGTGGGGGTGTCCTCTCCGGAACGCGGGCGCCGCGACGAGGACCGCGGGTGGGGGTGCCCGCGCGACGGCCGTGCGGTAGGTGGTCAGGCGGGAGCCTTCCACACGCACCGTGCCCCACGTGTGAACACTGTGTACCTATCATGTGCAGGTCAAGAATCGGCCCGCCGGAAGCCGTCGAAGCGCCGTACGCCCCCGGTGGCCCAGGGCCACCGGGGGCGTACGGGATGCGCGGGGCGTGCGGGGTGTCCGCCCTCCCCGGCCGCTGCCGCTACCGGCCGGCCGCCCAGTCGCGCAGGGCGCGGGCCGAGCCGAAGTCGGCCACGTTCCGGTCGAGGGGGTCGTCGGTGTACTGGTGAATGCGCCAGTCCGCCTCGATGCGGGGCTTGCCCGCGGTGCCGTAGTCGGCGATCCACAGCCCGTCGCCCGCGTAGCCGGTGGTGTCGTGGTTGAGCCAGAAGGAGCGGTTGCAGTACAACAGGACCCGGTGGCCGGGCCGTTCCCGCTTCACCGCGCGGATGAACCGGTCCTTGTCCGCATTGCTCGCCCGCGTCCCGCCGCCGGTCTGTTCCCAGTCGACCGCGAGCAGATCGCCCGCCTTCTCCGGGGTCTTGCTCAGGAAGTACGCCGCCTGGTCCGCCACGTCCCCCGGCCAGAGGAAGTGGTAGAAGCCGACGACGCACTCGGCGTCCCTGGCCCGCTTCACCTGCGCGTCCAGACGCGGATTGACATAGGAGCGGCCTTCGGTGGACTTGATGATGACGAAGTCGAGTCCGTCCGTGTCGTAGGAGGGCTGATAGGCGCTGACGTCGACACCGTGGAGCATGGGCACCGCCTCGGATCATGGGGCAACGACCTTCCTTCCCTGCCCACTTCCCAGGCCCCCCAAGGGCAGATTCACCCTCCCGGGTAACGGGCGCGCGCTCCTCGGATGCGGCCGGGCCCGCGGGGGACGAGAATTGCCGCAAGGACGAGGAGGCGGCATGAGCGAAGAGTCCGAACCCGTATCCGCGGCCGTGTCCGGGCCGGACGGCATCACGCCCGACCGGCTCCTGCACACGGGCGCGAGCGACCGGCCGAGCGCGGAGGACCTGGTGCTCGCCTCCGGG from Streptomyces sp. CA-278952 carries:
- a CDS encoding DUF1269 domain-containing protein encodes the protein MSTLTVWKFGTAEGAESVEESLKSLQKEGLIKILDAAVVSWPADRAKPRTKQLLNLVGAGALSGTFWGMLFGLIFLMPLLGAAIGAAAGALGGKLADVGIDDEFIAEVKEKVTPGTSALFLLTMNEVPERIGAQLPGDGAELLHSNLDTEREAKLRDIFGDETV
- the glsA gene encoding glutaminase A, encoding MSAADAVTDSLQNLRDRFVGVREGKPADYIPQLALADPDAFGLSLVSMDGHRYVAGEAEVPFTLQSVSKPFVYALALSLLGLDEVSRWVGAEPSGEAFNAISLEPGTGRPANAMVNAGAIVTTALIPDTPDAPAFDRILHCLGCFAGRELDVDEEVFTSESVTGDRNRALAYLIRSTGTLPVDPVLAVDRYFRQCAIRVTAVDLATMAATLAYGGVNPVTRERVVPAEVAARVLAVMATCGMYDGSGEWLLRVGLPAKSGVSGGLIAVGPARFGVATYSPPLDATGGSVRGHAALEAMSDRYGLHLMLNPALPGSTVTLVTTADDLPSAPSAGHERVLHEQVGVVVAQGSIDFTAAERVLYALDESGPDGGSVVLDLHDVTSVDSVALAMLHTGLARLAGDGRRAAVVDPNDLLGPPDLVRERTGQDLPRYATREGAVEGCAQTLAGED
- a CDS encoding endonuclease I family protein; protein product: MSRRHSFYARPLLAAVAAVTVLAGTAAAAPSDGSPGRHTATAAALDDTYYQDALGKTGAELKSALHTIISDQTKLSYSQVWNAFRATDEDPADSSNVVLLYTGRSQSKNDNGGNSGQWNREHVWAKSHGDFGTATGPGTDVHHLRPTDVRVNSTRGNKDFDNGGSELGDAPGNFTDGDSFEPRDEVKGDVARMILYMAVRYEGNDSFADLEPNDQVNNGSAPKMGKLSVLKQWSREDPPDTFEKRRNDVIFDQFQHNRNPFIDHPEWVGAIW
- a CDS encoding GH25 family lysozyme, which translates into the protein MLHGVDVSAYQPSYDTDGLDFVIIKSTEGRSYVNPRLDAQVKRARDAECVVGFYHFLWPGDVADQAAYFLSKTPEKAGDLLAVDWEQTGGGTRASNADKDRFIRAVKRERPGHRVLLYCNRSFWLNHDTTGYAGDGLWIADYGTAGKPRIEADWRIHQYTDDPLDRNVADFGSARALRDWAAGR